A stretch of DNA from Hydra vulgaris chromosome 03, alternate assembly HydraT2T_AEP:
CTATTAGTCTGCTATTTGCTTCATCATTTATTTATCATCTATAATCATAGGTATACACAAATATtgtaaatctttatatatactgaaataaaaagtttgaatgaattTCTGATTCTTTAAGAGTTTTTATTCGATCGTTTAAAGATAAACTACCTAGATATTCGCAGCTGTACCATGGAATTGGAATTCTTCCGGACGGGCAAGCATTAGAAATCGGATCCAAATAATCAGATCCGTACAAAAGTGATAAAACTTTGTGGCTTTCTGCTGGGACTGAGAGAAACACTCCAtcgacaaacatttttttattcggAAAAATATTATTGGAGTTAAATTCAAATCGAGGAAAAGTACTTGTTATTACATCTGGATTATCTTGTTtcttaagaaaaacaaaaatgtcaATTTGAATTCCATCGTGCCACTGGCATCCTTTTCTAATGCAATACCCGTAACAACTGTTTCGATCTCTAATTTTTGCATTAACAAATTTTGTACTTCTAAAATGAATGTCATCAGATCCatcttgaaaatataaatcttcAGGTAATTCATTGCGAACATGTTTCAGAAATTGTTGATAATCTTCCAGCAACATTCCTATATCTCCATCGTCGTCCCAAGGAATAAGCTTGTTACTCCGATAAGATCCAAGTAAAGTTCCAGCTAAAAGCCAATATTTTATGGAGTGACGTTCAcaaattaaattgataattGCAAGCATTCTTGTTATTGTTAACAGAACTTGCCTGTGCATGGTTTCTCCAAAATGTCTGACATCTGGACAAACTATTTCGTTTTGATTGTTATATTTACATTCTTTGGATAAGTTTCCGAAAGATATAAAATGCGAACTTGCGACGTATTTTGGTATTTCTACACCAGAcggtgtttttattttttcttttagcaTTAATAAGTTACAACTTTTCAAATCTTGAACTTTGTAGatagcaataaaaattataatcacaACAAATATTAACCAAAAACGTTTCtgtatctttaaaaagtttctcatttttctgttttaattttttgttatcgaCTTTCGCTTTTATAAAGCGAATCGCTTTTATAAAGCGCAATTACTTAACtactaagataaaaaaaaagcgtaaaaaaaaattcgtaaacaaaacaaaacaaaaaaagtcaacGATTATAGGTTAATCCGATCAGCTGTTAGGAGTATAACTTATGCTTTCCAAGGAACGTtataggggtcgtccataaattacgtcaagCAACTTTTCACCGTTTTTGACCCCCTTCTCCCCACGTCACAACATTAACTCTTTAGTAACAAGTCGTTACTAAAGAGTTACGATGTAAAGTTAGTAAGAAGTTGTCACAAAGCCCTTTTCCTTCTAGAGCgtgacgtactttatggatgactCCATTACTGTTATTCGATAGCTGAAGCTAAAAGTTCAACTAGATTAAGgaactaaaaatcaaattttattaacggAATTCTTTTGGAAtgcaaaacataaataaatgaagtctcttttagttttgtttaaaaaaataatcgtttaaatttttttttgttcgttttACTCGTTTAcattagtttgtttttgtttatcagCGGCTgcttaattttacattaaatgtttatacacCTTTACTGTTCTATTAATTGTCCGgattttttgtcttaaaaagcTTCAAGTACTAAAAATTTGGTTCTTGCTTTTATTCGCTTTTTTATAGCtgttgttttcaaatttaagaattataattatataattttaagaatTGATTCAGAAATACTATCATTTCGATTTATATAAGCTTAAGTAATTGTAACTTGAGATTGAAACAAATGAAGCTAATGAAGCtcattaaagttttatctattttatatttttcaatatattatcttAAGCAATAACGCAGTTACTCatcaaacaaataatttttttttttgcgtatttttaaCGTCGAAATATGTCATAAATACGTCAAAAAACTTAATGTGTTTGTTTGTTGGGCATCAACTTTTTTTAGTAGTTACCGAACTCCTTCATGAtcagttgttttaataaaaatcttttcgctGTGAGCGCacattttttttggataaaatttGGACgacataacattaaaaactaattaaaattcgaatagcaaatctttttaaaagcgtaacaaaaaaatatcaatagaaAGCTTAACAATTGAAGTtcttaattaaataactttttaacacgCATCATTTAACAACAAGAAATTACTAAGTGCTTAAAACCGTCGTTTTATAAATAGTACGttttgtaaatagttttataaaaattaaaccgTAAACAAAACTcgtttttaatgtaatagtaaaaatctttttcttcttttgtaaCTACTTCGCTAAATACTTGCATTTCTACAAGTTAGATTTAACAATGTTAACGCTGCTTTATTTtcgaattaaatttaaagaagtaatttttttatcaagcttGCGGTAGAATAAGAGTTAAAGAGCAGGTAGTGTAAAGAGTTATAACTATGGGGCcgtccataaaggacgtcaccatttaTAAGGCATTTTTTGacccccttccccccccccccttgtCACTGATTGTCCTTTTTTCCTATACCCCCCCCCccttgaaaaggacgtcataaatttgagcacccccccccccccgacACAACCcctataaatattattcaaaatctGATTAGGTATTTCCACGTATGTTTTTGTTCTTTTGcctttctgaaaaaaaaaattatttactattacTTTAGTCTTATCCgacatattaaatttaatcaaagtgTACCAGTGTATCAACTTGCCTCACTCATCATCTATCCAAGGATTTTTTAAGTGATCGTCAATTGATATGATTGGAAAAGAGCAGTCCGGTTCGTCTGAAACAGTTGAATCATTCGGAATATGAAGGCCCTCCGTTTCGATTTCGTCCTCATCGAACCATTCAGCAAAGGCCGCGTTCTCTTCTACTGCAACTACGGCCATTAACTCTCTTTTGCGCTTGGCGGCAATGCGAACAGGCCTGACTTGCAAAACAGTAATAGTCATTCGGTTAATAACATTGGAATGAGTAAAGTTGACATGCTTTTTGAGCATGACTTGGGAGGCAAAATACAAGTTACAGTGCTTGCAGATTTTCTGAGACAAACTTGATTGCACAGAGGGACAAAACAGGTCGTAAGGAGGAGGTTTAAATGATTTCAATGATCGAGGAATGGTGCTCTGAATATTGGAAGCGATAAGAAAAAATACTGAAGGAAAACGATTGTTGCTGGCGATGTCTGAAATGGATACAGCTTTCAAACCATCTTCTGACTGGCTGATTAGAGTAGGTGGAGGGAGAAATCGACCAGGAATAACATGGAAGTAAGAGCTTCTTTTCAAAGCACAACATCTGGGATCTTCACATTTTACAATTTGCGTGAAATATTGAATGGTGCGCACATGAGAGGCAAACCAGTCTTGATCCTTTGATAAGAGATGATGGACGTCGAGCTCCGTCTTTTTGTCTGGATCGATATACTCGGCCACCGTTGGAAACTGGTCAATCATCAGACCTGAAAAGACCGAGGCACAGCTCTTTCCAgcaaattcaaagttttttttctccaaaagaAGATCCACTGTCCTGCCTTAAATATAAGTCGCAATGCATATAATTAACTCCTTAAGCCTTGTATCtatattgtattttgataaacagttgatattaaaaatgaatttgaataCCTTTATAGTCTAGATGAGGTCCATAACGATCGTGAGGTAGGATCAATCCCGCAAACTCTTTACTCAGTGGAGCCATCCTTCTCTCGGATCGGTTGAAAGCACTCCGTCCTGGCGCATTTGTCATGATAAATAAGGCATCCAAATCATTTGTAAGGAAATAATGAATTGCTGTAAAcaaaatagatatttaaattagaagaaaCATAACTGTATTGATGGATcgcaataaaaaatttgaaaagaagGCTATACCAGTTTTGATGACTTTAGCGTATCGTGGATTTTCATCTGGTCTACCATCAACACTGAAAACAACCACTGGCTTGACCAACTTGGTGAAAGGATCTTTTGTGATAGAATCAAACTCTGGCAGAGTCAAAAGTCGTTCAAAGTCCAATCCGTGAGCATACGCTGTCGATGATGAATGCTTTCCATATCGAATAGCAACATAAGTGGGATCGGAAAAGGAAACTGCGTCAGATTTTCCAAGCCCGTCTGGTTTGATTGCAATACCTGCGCAGACGGACGGAATGAGTTTGTGCTTTGCAGCGATAACCCAACCATGATCAGGAAGAGAAACTCGATATTCCATATGCATCAATATAGGAGCTTGTTTGTTGGCAGCGGTGATTCCAATAGGGATCCGAGCTTTATTGTGTTGACTTATAAAGCACGCATCCTTGGGGCCCAAAAAAGAGAAAACTTCTTCCAC
This window harbors:
- the LOC136077910 gene encoding uncharacterized protein LOC136077910, whose product is MRNFLKIQKRFWLIFVVIIIFIAIYKVQDLKSCNLLMLKEKIKTPSGVEIPKYVASSHFISFGNLSKECKYNNQNEIVCPDVRHFGETMHRQVLLTITRMLAIINLICERHSIKYWLLAGTLLGSYRSNKLIPWDDDGDIGMLLEDYQQFLKHVRNELPEDLYFQDGSDDIHFRSTKFVNAKIRDRNSCYGYCIRKGCQWHDGIQIDIFVFLKKQDNPDVITSTFPRFEFNSNNIFPNKKMFVDGVFLSVPAESHKVLSLLYGSDYLDPISNACPSGRIPIPWYSCEYLGSLSLNDRIKTLKESEIHSNFLFQYI
- the LOC136077911 gene encoding uncharacterized protein LOC136077911 — its product is MRAQTDLHSSHVDGPFCTATIKNVEEVFSFLGPKDACFISQHNKARIPIGITAANKQAPILMHMEYRVSLPDHGWVIAAKHKLIPSVCAGIAIKPDGLGKSDAVSFSDPTYVAIRYGKHSSSTAYAHGLDFERLLTLPEFDSITKDPFTKLVKPVVVFSVDGRPDENPRYAKVIKTAIHYFLTNDLDALFIMTNAPGRSAFNRSERRMAPLSKEFAGLILPHDRYGPHLDYKGRTVDLLLEKKNFEFAGKSCASVFSGLMIDQFPTVAEYIDPDKKTELDVHHLLSKDQDWFASHVRTIQYFTQIVKCEDPRCCALKRSSYFHVIPGRFLPPPTLISQSEDGLKAVSISDIASNNRFPSVFFLIASNIQSTIPRSLKSFKPPPYDLFCPSVQSSLSQKICKHCNLYFASQVMLKKHVNFTHSNVINRMTITVLQVRPVRIAAKRKRELMAVVAVEENAAFAEWFDEDEIETEGLHIPNDSTVSDEPDCSFPIISIDDHLKNPWIDDE